AAAGTGGAAAGTCAGCCACTTCACAAAATACACAATACCGATTTCTACCGCCACCCTACGACAATTTCTAGGTAATTACACTAGTTTGTTTCCTAGATTATTCAAGTTACGAGTACATAGACAAGGCCCGCGGGGAGCGCGAACTAAGTATACAGCATGTGTTGGGAACTTCATtaaataattagttaaattTGTAACTGAATAGAGTTAGTTCCTTTGCGAGGAGGATTAgattaactaattaaaattgttattcagGAACGACTTTTATTTCTTTTCTCATAagaatttaagaattatttcacttaatatttagtttttcttcgcaagtgtgatgaaaaatattgtgtgtaactccggcgtaagaatattgttactcgagtctttaattcactccagcctacggctgtcgtgaatatagactctcgtacaatatttcacttacccccctcgttgcacaatgtactataaaataGTAACTATATTAAGGCAACTGTAATAACAACTAACCCCTGAGCCAACCATAGCTGGTCTCCCATGTATAGTTTAAAATTATAGCAGCATTTTccaattttccttttttttttattgctgatGTGGTATATTTAGATAATTCCATCTATCTTCACATATCTTAtatctttaaacgagcaattcttgtatatatatatatttctgtgatctcggaaacggctctaacgatttcgctgaaatttggtatatgggggtttttgggggtatacaatcgatctagattagtcttatgtttgggaaaacgcgtgttttcgagttttcatgcgtttttctttcgatgcagaatatggtcgctaatttcgtgttgccggccactgtccgtctggtccagcgggttaagacgaggacggctagaaacgagtgttacgggttcgaatctcgcccggtgactaacttttggtttttgttttatatgttcaatatatataattttttaatttttattgttttagacaagtttaatttagtaaaaaaatgtagttaagattatcacctatacaccaccatattacaataaatagttataaccgagcaaagctcggtcgcccaggtaatAGCGGTTTATGAGATACTGCCGGCTGACAGATAGACAAAACAACAGACAGACATCGAAGATTTAGAAAGTAATTGGGCTCCATACTGCCTACTGAATGTGTGTTAGTATGGATTATTGGATATGTTATGAATTAATTGAttttgcaattttgcagcttgcTGTTAATAGGACCATAATTCAGGCTGTCAATACCTGAaacgcgcacactgtctatttgtatcggagtaaatgagatagcactgtcccATGTTTCTGGGCCTGGgtaagggaataataagaaaactattgaaaaataaacggacagacagacggacatgacgaatctataagggttctgttttttgccatttggctacggaaccctaaaaatgtggattatttgtgtaatattactAGTTAGCGGTTCAGGTATAAAATGTTGCGtactgaaatattgcgtttatgtttatagttgtcatacaatttatttttcaataaaatgtaaggaatcgaatggtaccattttcttttctattattgaaagacaaaaaaaaatatttttttgagacttcggagccttgtatttttttataatctcaatataattttttaaattccttttttttataatggatggcttattttctatccatttaactaaattttgttataatattcaacatgtgtcaagtaccgaATTTAGTTGCAGACCCAAAAAAATAAAGACAGAACCGTTTAATGGTGactttaagaccaatctttgcaattattttctatcgagccgatttcgtgcaatcatgtatcgagtacggcCACGGTCTTTAAGATATGATGaatactaacattttttttgctataaacaaaatatattgatatatttttttaactgctTCGATTCCAAGGACATTGTCTGCTGACAGTCCCTTAAggtaactgtcactgtcgcattaatatgaaagagtgagagatgactacgctacgctacagagcattaacgattggcatgttgactACCCGAGctgtacagtacagtacaccattgtacataagttctgaaacgTACTGTTTAAATTGTCCCGCTTGAACAAGTTGGAACCGAAATTTAACACCCTTTGTAACTGCAAAACTCTACTACGAGTGTACTCAAACTACTGAATGACTGCAGAACTGTTATTCCTAACGCCTTTTGTGCATATAATCAGGAAAAATATACTTCTCGTGCCGAATGATGGTGCgggaacatacatacatagatacgtATACAACGACTTGTGTGTTgtcatagaataaataaataaatattatagggacattcttacacaaaattgactgagtcccacggcaaggCAAGAACATGGATTAGTATATGTTATTACTGTAagttgtaggtactcagacaacgatatataatatacaaatatttaaatacatagaaaacatccatgactcaggaacaaatatttgtactcatcacacaaataaatgcccttaccaggattcactacccactaagccagaccggtcatcaaataCAGAAACGGGGAAATTGTTCTGTATGTTTTGCTTAtattcagaccaagataagttggcagcgatttagacagcccagacagtgcaagtgttattttaaatgtcaaacttctatgaaattatgacgtttacttgcacaagctgggctatcaaaatcgctgttaacttagcttggtctgactctatctaATTGTGAAATGGCCATCTGAGTGATTACTAATGGTTTCGATACTAGGAATTGAACCCGAGCCTCCTGGTTGAGAGCCAGGTATATCCTAACCTAACCATTAacctaaaataatcaaattgtCATACGATGGAACAATCGATGGTattgattaattaaaaaaataaattgaagaaatattttttaccgtacttttattaaatgttatatttcttagtacttaatttaatgtattaaacTTCCAAAAAGTATCCACAAACATATTACGTGACAGCATTCgatataaaaaaccggacaagtgcgagtcggactcgcccaccgagggttccgtactttttagtagttgttgttaaagcggcaacagaaatacatcatctgtgaaaatttctactgtctagctatcacggttcatgagatacagcctggtgacagacggacggacggacggacagcgcagCAGAGTCTTactaatagggtcctgttttactctttgggtacggaaccctaaaaatgaactgtcatctTCGACGCGAAAGGAGTAAGCATTTTACCTTTAAttatcattaattcattattatcaATGGAAAAATTCACCACTTCGggcaagactcgaacttgcgacCTTTAGGAACACCGGTCCAATGGTTACCGATTTTTTCTATTCCTTTCTTTTGTTTGACACGCCTTAGGCAGGCGCATAGCGACATTCAATGCTCAGAtccgattttaaaaatagcggtaaataccggttcattttggttttactcggaactttcataagaacgcgaacgttttaagaactttctTATAACCAAAATAAATGGGTTTCTTtgacgagcgacgagacggccgaCGAAGCATAGgtagaaaccggtttttatttttctaaaccggttaatccgACAAACACTTAATGGAAATGTTCtaaaatcggtaaaaaaaaaacggttttacgaacgaaacgagacgaaaccgaaattaaaaggttttgcagGTAggttgagtgacattaacgtgagacacttcattcggttcttgtctgttttaatttttttgtcttttaattatttatataagaattcaagccttggcgaccctctacatctctaaggataatttaatatatatttttatattttatctctgacacttagagacttatacatctctaaagaattttagtattttatggttttatttttttatcatagttttttttgtgtaatttgacatttagagacagtatacatctctaataaagtatttattatttcatagattcgatatttgtaattgttttttttttttaatttattgtttgtaaaaatggacatgtaaaagtgcccctgtagcctatttgctgaataaatgtttgatatttgatatttgcagcaagtacatgataacggtttggaaatttaaccggttgcCGAGCCTTGGCgatatttactataaaatgttGTATATTAACGGCGCCGGAATTTAATATCACTTGCAGATGTATGTTCTagaatatatgtttatataataaagaatatatgttttgattttaaatatatcataacaacaatattaatcaGGAAAGATCTACAATTTGGTTGCGTGTTTCTTTCATGATGCTATAATATTAATCTTAATTGAGCTCAAGATAAGTAATAGGCACTTTTCATCTCTAGGTAAATGACACACAGATTTGCATCATTCCATCAATCTGAGGTCGAACTTAGCATCTCGCTGGTTTTATAAATCGAAACGCTTAAGCTAGGACAATAGTTCGAGTAAAACATCCCGCCTTTTGCATGTCGCACTAACACCTGCTCGTGTCTCACAATGCTGGTTTAATTAAGGCATTCGAAAGTGGGGAAGGTAACTGATTGAAACCAAAATGCAATTGAATAATTGATTTATTGCACATTAACTTATAAGCACGAGCGAGCACACAATCCATAGCTTTAATGATATACAACGGGATAGTAACAAAACAGTGCTTTCGGAAGAATACGTAgtagaagcaaaaaaaaatttaagtatTAGGAAGCAGGCTCAAGCCTAGAAAATAACTACGTCTCACTGTCCCTTTTTAAGATATTTCGTCATCATAAAAAAGTTGCTGGTGCATTTGCCAGCCTTAATATGATTTTTACCAATTATATTGTAAATTTGTTTAAGTAACTGAAGTAAAGTCAATCTTGAAAAAGACAGCGTGTTCGTCTTTCTGTACCTTTTTAGGACactttttcattaaaattggCTGCCTCCTTCATTATTCCGTCCAAATGACATTCggacaaatttaaaatatcataCTGTACCAAACCCTGTCTTGCTACTAATACCCGTCGCATTATTTCGTACGATCGGGAGAACTGACCAAACTACCACCCGGAAGACTGCCACCCGCTGGAACCACCAGAGCGTCCCAGCCCCGAGCTCCATCCCGAAGACCGCCCGAGTGAATTAGAGTCCCACCCACCTCCGCTGCCACCGAAGCCGCCGCTGCGTCCGCTGATGCCGCCCCAACCACCGCTGTTTCGGGTACTCGCGGCACCTGAAAATTTATTGATATTGTCTTTGGTTCATTAAGCGTTAATTTTGTATCTTCGTATTTTAATTATCTCGCACGTTACGGTTTCTAAAAGAGTTTATCCCTCGCGAGTTTGCGTGGTTGTGAACACTTCTTGTGTTCAGAGTTGTGTTCTCAAttgttgtattgttttcttgtgtttttgtgtcatattttaaaagttaaataacacgcATTGAAAAGACGTTTAGTTGCAAATATCAATGACAATGCAAAGGCTCGACTCGTTGGAGCCCTCACCACTCAATTTTTAGATTAGTATTTGAATCGAAGCGCGGGCTTCGTGTACTTAATCTCCTTGGACGCTTAAAGTCTTCTTTAGGGACTCCTAAAGTCATAAATGTACCACTAAAATGTACCATTTAAAATTGGTTGCCGAGtcattacgagtattataacgATCGAGTCTGTTTAAAAATTCGATAAAGAAACGTCTTATGACTTAAGAGATTTGAATACTATAAAAtctaatattaaaaaactatttttagctATGAGCTTTTAGAACTCTAGCTCTAATTACTCCTGTATCTGAGCAACTACATCCACCAGAGCCATATCCCCCGCTTGGGGCGCTGATGTCCCAGCTGCCGGAACCGAAGCCTCCATTCTCTGCATACCCAATCGCCCCTTCTCATCAAATAAGCTAGATATATCTAATCCTCTATCTGAGCCGCCCCATCTACCAGAGCCTCCATATCGGGCGCTAACGCCCTACCACCTGAACCGAAGCCATCATAGTTTTCGTCCCCCTCAGTCGTCCCTTCTCATCAAAGCTAGATATACCTGAGCCGCCCCATCCGCCCGAGCTCAAGCCATTCCTCGCGCTAGCACCAGACCCGCCCCAGCCACCAGAGCTAAAGCCGCCGCTGGATCTGCCCAGTCCTGAAACAGCCAACAGTAAGTTATTTATAATAGACGATACGTGTCATATGACCTATATGTAAATAGTGATTCTATTCAACATTTTAAGCGCAAAATGGTCAAACAAACTTAAATGCTTGTGGTAATATATTAGTACTATTATTAGTAGTTAGTTTTTTCCTATGCATGTTTCAAtcacttaatttattaatagttgtagttaataatgtagcgtaaaaagcctcgaactgtttgagtgttgttgcacacctgttattggtgcatagatattatacgtggccactatacttgttactttactagctttgtttatgtactgttggtgtgtcttataagataaataaataaatgcatctTAAGATAtttgtacaagctttttatcagcttttatttaatgtgctcttttttgcctttttttttttttttgcagtttttctTCCAACAACCCAAACTAATTCTGCttagggttgttagaattgtctcgattagTACTAGTTGCCTGtcgaaaaaagtacagtcagccataAAAGCTAGTActcaaaatgatttttttgccaaaaacttattcattaatattataataatgacttataattttatgataGTAGGTAGCTATTGGCTATGTGCGAAGTTGGTGGTGAGAAAAATACAAGCTACATATAAACTTTTGTGACACCTTCATACTATTTGGCCGCTGCCAACAAGGCTCGGAATCGGTTTATAAAACACCggtaaaaccggtttatttcggttttcttccgaagttttataagaaaacgaacgttttaagaactttattgtaacctaaaacaacagtttattcgacgagcgacaaaacggccggccggcctgtggtgtgttatgtaaatatagacaccgacataggaataAACTGGTTTTTATTACTCTAAActggttaatttgacaagaactgttctcataaaactGGTTTAAATATAACGggttttcgagcgaaaccgaaattaaaaggttttgcgccaagtacatgacaacggtttggaaatttaaccggtttccgatcctTGGCTGCAAAATTTCAAATAAGCAATATGTCCCACACCCACTAGGCGATGCAAAAGTCATGCAACAAGCTTCCACATTTAAAAGCTTTACTAATATCATAATATATCAACGTCAGCTGCCTGTCCCAAATGAAATATGCAGAAATGCAAGTAAATCTGAGAGTTTGTATATATTTGAATGCTCAATCACGACAAATTGGCTGAATATAACTGGCTGCTGTTTATTAGCATACAGATAGGTAGCTTTAAAGCTGGATTAGGATATATCCCCTAAGGGAGTAGAGAattaaggtgacgttcggatttagactgcaccagcattactgccaCGCCcctaatacctacctacctaatagGTAATTTTACTGTTTGActtgttagatttttttatttgtgtaaaagggtgaatcaactttttttgttttgttatcctgtcccgttgtccaagggacaacagtggcacagtttgtttgaagagacgttgtatgccgttctattaacatgcttaggagggggcccattatggacattggttataacgaccacaaaaacgcaagtttgatacatttaagtaccataaaatcagtatttcaatgaacttttgtcccctggacaactaatcgtaaccatggcaacgagtgacgctaaaaagttgatcctcccaaaaattaggagcgaaaaactaatttcatacaaaattttaaatgctcctaaattttatagtaaataaagattcgaaaaaatcaaacataggggcatagaTGTGGTTGATATTAGAACAAGCtgtctcaaaatatttttaacaatgttaatactggaagagatcccatacagggataagttcgcctttgttgtatttaatttactctgtaactgtgtttctcgtgtttttatttctatgtacaataaagtatatacatacatacatacaatgtccagacaggaaaatgagaactacgtttgtatgaaaaggctgTTTAGGAGCGGCCGTAGCCTATccttttaaaaagtaaaaaaagtccTTTTAACGagaaatttttattaaatttgagaTTTGTGGCAGTAATGTAGTTGGCAGCATTTGTGCAACGGTATTGCAACGCGACAATATCTACTGTCGACTGTAATATCACTGCTGGAAATGTCAATGTTGATGCTCGGATTTTTGGCatttgcagcagtaatgcaaTCGGTTGTTTTGTCACGCTGCAATATTGCTGCAGTAATTCTGCTGACTGCATTGCTCCAGAAAATgttaaaaaggtaattttactttttttattaaaaatgacatttaCGGCCCGGATAATTGGACATTTGCGGTAACAATGCAGTAGTAATGCTGGAGCGGTGTGAATTCGAATAGTACctttaagataaaaatacataccACCGGATCCACCCcagccgccgctgccgccgaaAGAAGAGCGAGCGACGCCGACCGACGGCAGACCGCCGAAGTCGTCGCCAAAGCTCCCGCCGCCGAAACCGCCGCTAAAACCGCTGCCGCCGTAGCCACCGCCGCTCTGCCATCCACTTCCACCTAGTTAAATTGGAAACattatacagtatgtaaattaac
The nucleotide sequence above comes from Cydia pomonella isolate Wapato2018A chromosome 2, ilCydPomo1, whole genome shotgun sequence. Encoded proteins:
- the LOC133515431 gene encoding keratin, type I cytoskeletal 9-like isoform X2; amino-acid sequence: MMLKALVIFVAIGLAASAPSQREKRSPGGSGWQSGGGYGGSGFSGGFGGGSFGDDFGGLPSVGVARSSFGGSGGWGGSGGLGRSSGGFSSGGWGGSGASARNGLSSGGWGGSGAASTRNSGGWGGISGRSGGFGGSGGGWDSNSLGRSSGWSSGLGRSGGSSGWQSSGW
- the LOC133515431 gene encoding keratin, type II cytoskeletal 2 epidermal-like isoform X1: MMLKALVIFVAIGLAASAPSQREKRSPGGSGWQSGGGYGGSGFSGGFGGGSFGDDFGGLPSVGVARSSFGGSGGWGGSGGMYFYLKGTIRIHTAPALLLHCYRKCPIIRAVNVIFNKKSKITFLTFSGAMQSAELLQQYCSVTKQPIALLLQMPKIRASTLTFPAVILQSTVDIVALQYRCTNAANYITATNLKFNKNFSLKGLFLLFKRIGYGRS